GATCTTGTCATCCACGTCCGTAAAATTGGATACAAAATTCACGTCGTAACCCTTGTACTCCATGTAGCGGCGCACGGTGTCGAAAACAATCATCGGACGGGCATTGCCGATATGGATAAAATTGTACACGGTAGGGCCGCAGACATACATGCGCACCTTGCCGGGCTCCAGCGGCACAAATTCCTCTTTTTTCTGTGACATGGTATTATACAGCTTCATGTTCTTTTCTCTCCTCCAGTTGTTTTTTCAGTTCCTCTATCTCCATTTTCATGACAATATTCTGTTCCCACAGCTCCGCCAGGTCGCGGTACACCGGATCCGGCAGATCCACCTGGTTCATGCTGCTGCGCGGCGTGTTGTCGTTGGCGCTCTTGACGATCCTCCCCGGCACACCCACGACGGTACAGTTGGGCGGCACCTCCTTGAGTACCACAGAACCGGCACCGATCTTGCAGTTATCGCCGATCTTGAAGGAACCCAGGATCTTGGCGCCTGCGCTGACCATCACGTTGTCGCCCAGCGTGGGATGTCGCTTGCCCTGCTCCTTGCCTGTGCCGCCCAGGGTCACGCCCTGATACAGCGTCACGTTGTCACCGATGATGGTTGTCTCGCCGATGATGACGCCGCTGCCGTGGTCGATGAACAGGCCCTTACCGATCTGTGCCCCGGGATGGATCTCAATGCCGGTCTTTCTCGCCGCCCGCTGGGACACCCATCTGGC
Above is a window of Oscillospiraceae bacterium NTUH-002-81 DNA encoding:
- the epsC gene encoding serine O-acetyltransferase EpsC, giving the protein MGLIKYVKEEIAVIRERDPAIKSNMEVFLYPSFKVILSYRVAHKLYCAGHFFWARWVSQRAARKTGIEIHPGAQIGKGLFIDHGSGVIIGETTIIGDNVTLYQGVTLGGTGKEQGKRHPTLGDNVMVSAGAKILGSFKIGDNCKIGAGSVVLKEVPPNCTVVGVPGRIVKSANDNTPRSSMNQVDLPDPVYRDLAELWEQNIVMKMEIEELKKQLEERKEHEAV